In Triticum urartu cultivar G1812 chromosome 6, Tu2.1, whole genome shotgun sequence, the following proteins share a genomic window:
- the LOC125512347 gene encoding B3 domain-containing protein Os02g0683500-like, with protein MEFTATSSRFSKGEEEVEEEQEEASMPREIPFMTAAAATSAAAPSASASASTPASAAVSASPAGSSPPFRSGDDAGASGSGGGGGGVAEAVEKEHMFDKVVTPSDVGKLNRLVIPKQYAEKYFPLDSAANEKGLLLNFEDSAGKPWRFRYSYWNSSQSYVMTKGWSRFVKEKRLDAGDTVSFSRGAGEAARHRLFIDWKRRADTRDPLRLPRLPLPMPLTSHYSPWGLGAGGRGFFMPPSPPATLYEHRLRQGFDFRGMNPSYPTMGRQVILFGSAARMPPHTPAPLLVPRPPPPLHFTVQQQGSGAGVSVTAGSPVVLDSVPVIESPTTATKKRVRLFGVNLDNPQHPGDGGDESSNYGSALPLQMPASAWRPRDHTLRLLEFPSHGAGAEASSPSSSSSSKREAHSGLDLDL; from the coding sequence ATGGAGTTTACTGCGACAAGCAGTAGGTTTTCTAAAggagaggaggaggtggaggaggagcaGGAAGAGGCGTCGATGCCGCGCGAGATCCCTTTCATGACAGCCGCGGCCGCCACCAGCGCCGCCGCGCCTTCTGCTTCTGCGTCGGCCTCGACACCCGCGTCAGCGGCCGTGTCTGCGTCGCCGGCTGGAAGTAGCCCTCCCTTTCGGTCTGGGGATGACGCCGGAGCGTCGGggagcgggggcggcggcggcggcgtggcggaGGCGGTGGAGAAGGAGCACATGTTCGACAAGGTGGTGACGCCGAGCGACGTGGGGAAGCTGAACCGGCTGGTCATCCCCAAGCAGTACGCCGAGAAGTACTTCCCGCTGGACTCGGCGGCCAACGAGAAGGGCCTCCTGCTCAACTTCGAGGACAGCGCCGGGAAGCCATGGCGCTTCCGCTATTCCTACTGGAACAGCAGCCAGAGCTACGTCATGACCAAAGGGTGGAGCCGCTTCGTCAAGGAGAAGCGCCTCGACGCTGGGGACACCGTCTCCTTCTCGCGCGGCGCCGGCGAGGCCGCGCGACACCGCCTCTTCATCGACTGGAAGCGCCGGGCCGACACCAGAGACCCGCTCCGCTTGCCCCGCCTCCCGCTTCCGATGCCGCTAACGTCGCACTACAGCCCGTGGGGCCTCGGCGCCGGCGGCAGAGGGTTCTTCATGCCGCCCTCGCCGCCAGCCACGCTCTACGAGCACCGTCTCCGTCAGGGCTTCGACTTCCGCGGCATGAACCCCAGTTACCCCACAATGGGGAGGCAGGTCATCCTCTTCGGCTCGGCCGCCAGGATGCCTCCGCACACACCAGCACCACTCCTCgtgccgcgcccgccgccgccgctgcactTCACAGTGCAACAGCAAGGCAGCGGCGCCGGCGTAAGTGTAACCGCAGGGTCCCCAGTGGTGCTCGACTCGGTGCCGGTAATCGAAAGCCCGACGACGGCAACCAAGAAGCGCGTGCGCTTGTTCGGCGTGAACCTTGACAACCCGCAGCATCCCGGCGATGGCGGGGACGAGTCGAGCAATTATGGCAGTGCACTGCCATTGCAGATGCCCGCATCAGCATGGCGGCCAAGGGACCATACGCTGAGGCTGCTAGAGTTCCCCTCGCATGGTGCCGGTGCCGAGGCATCGTctccgtcgtcgtcgtcgtcttccaAGAGGGAGGCGCATTCAGGCTTGGATCTCGATCTGTGA